The DNA segment ctgcaaacatcgagcgcgccccctaggacgatatgatcccccttccgccatatctgcccctcccacttactgcaaatcagaccaccctcaccaacaggaacgtaatctcccctaacctccgaacccgttaaaaaccgccacgagcacgcgcaggactggctccccacccgacgggctaccccgacgcccgccctaaccctccctcccttaaaaccctatctaaaaccccaaaggctctttttttcgtgatgccacctctgtgggtcccaagaccattgaggccggcccttgatagtgcggcgggccattcctgcgaggcggggcactgcaggcgcaagagttcaagtgctgaatatcgcataaataaaatgcataaatagaggatagaggccgacgagaggcGATGCTGTCCGGAGTGGTCAAATGTCATGCCAAAATCAAATGGACACCCATTGACTAATGATGATCAaaaggtggctggcttaaagatgACGGCTGGAACATAGGCAGAGCAAAGTCCATGATGACAAAGGTACTACTGCTCTGCCCAGAGCTCAGTCCTAAAGTCCATGACCTGGGGAGGTGGTATTACTCTCCTAACAGCGGTGTCCACAGATGTTTCCAATTAGATGTTTCCAAGTAAACACGTCCAGAAAGTTACGTccagaaataagaataaaaatagaactcCCTGTAGATCACAGATCGGTCTCCAGTCTTCTTCCACGGCCATAATGTACCGGCCATAaaatgcataaatgcataaaGTGCAGATGACAATGCAGATTACAGATGGTAAGGTGTTGAGGATGGTAAAACACCAATTGTAATCCCAAGAAGAGTGGGCCTAATAGGCCAGGAAACCTCaacgcccccccccactcctatcCTACCAGGATAGTCCAGGCCTCTCAGGCCGGCCACTCCCTCCTCAAGGTCCAGGTCCAATCCAAGGTCTGCCCCCTCCACCGGGCAGGCCTGTCCGAGGAACCTGACCAAACACCACCAGAGGGCCGGCACGATGTAAACTGCCGCTGATGTTAACCGCGGCAAAGAGCAGGACAAACAACCTGGGAGGCAGTCTCGGGCAGGGGCCACAGGGGGcccttcacagcccttcacctCCATGCCACTCCCCCACGTCAACCCACAGGAAAAAACCTCGAAGGAGACCTGGGGAGGGCCTGGAGAGAGCCGGAGAAAGCCgggaagctctgcgcatgcgcaagatggcagctCGGTAGAGGAGCGGAGCCGACGGCGGGCGACAGAGGAGGAGATGGCGGCGCCCAGGCGGCCTGTCGAGCGGTTTGCGTCCCCCGGTCAGCTGTTTTAACAtcccggcagccgtgggagaggtctgtggactctctcggactcacggctgccgagaacgcgACCGGTAGGATGGGCAAGccgcgaacggcggccattgttGCTGGGCGTGAGGTGAGGCCGCGGCTCGTCTTTTGCGGCGGAGGCCGCGGCTTCTCCCTTCTTCATTCCGGATCATCCAGCGGCTCCTGTATCATCCGGCGGCTCCTGTATTTTGGCcctccggcttcccggtacagaaTGCGCACTGTGGACAGTTCTGGAAGCCCCTTTAATGGCACATGTGACACAGTTGTTACGCATACTGTACTGGTTACCAGTTTTTTGGGTGGCAGtctaattcaagatgttggtcctTATATTTAAATCTCTTTATAGCATAGGTCCAGGGTCTCTGAAGAGCCATGTCATTCCGAAGGGACTAGACCACCCTGTTTGCTCCAGAAGAAGGGGCCCACTTTGGATCCCCTGTGCCAAAGAATTTCAACTGGCGGGGTCTAGGAGAAGGGCCTTTTCTCTTATGACCCCTGGCCTCTGGAATGTTCTGCTGTAGATGAGGTCTACCCCAACACTCCTGGCCTTTGGGAAGAGCCTGAAAACTTGGCCTCTGCTGTCGGACCTGGGGCCCCAATGGAGTGTGCTATGTTGAGGGTAGCTGATGTAttatcttttttactttttattatattgtaagtgCTCAATGTTGcagtgagatgggcggcataaaaatttaataaaatgcagaattacattctatatgttttttttaacagaaaaaatcTTTAGAGTCCATAAACTCTAGACTTCAGCTGGTTATGAAAAGTGGTAAATATGTACTTGGATATAAACAAACTCTGAAAATGATTCGGCAGGGCAAAGCCAAGTTGGTTATCCTAGCCAATAACTGTCCTGCTTTGCGGTAAGTGCATTTTTTGATTAGTTTTATTAAAAGATCATATAAAAGAGTTGCTTTCTTATAGtgttaatgaaaatattttactatCAGCTTGTAGATATTTTTGactttatatatcttttcaaatataTTAATCAGCCAGATTTTTTGCTGAAATTAGATTTCAGCAATGGAGGGAGGTTGGATGAGACATTCCAACACTAATTTGTGATCTTGTAGGTTATtaacttgataaaaaaaaaagcaggaagccTATGTGATAGGGTAATGTGAAGATAAAAGTTCTGAATATATATAATAGAAGAAAACTATGATACCTTTATAGGTTGATATGCTCATGGGAAATGTATTATACTGATGTATTAGAATTGATAACGTATGTTCTGCTTTCATATAGCAATGATATggatatataatgtataaagCTTTATGAGATTTAATTTTGCAAAAATATTGCCAGCACCAATGGTCTTTGGTTACTAACCAGGAGAAACTCAATTTACTCCTCAAATCTAAGCTCCAACCGGTATATTGCAGATTAAAATAGGTTTAATTTAGTCTTCATAATGCATTAGTCCCATAAAAATTAATGCAGTGTAAATTGAGATTGAATTAAATAGttgtattgtgtatttattttgttcACTATATAGAGTTCCTTTTGATAAACTGGTAGCTGTATGttttaataaacaaatgaaatgaataaaaattaattaatgtcCTAAGGAGATTCCATTGAAGTAAAATGTGACTTAATCTGGAACAAAGCCAAATAAGTATTCTATGTTTATTTCTGTACCTttagaaaatcagaaattgagtACTATGCTATGTTGGCCAAAACTGGTGTGCATCACTACAGTGGCAACAATATTGAACTGGGAACAGCTTGTGGGAAGTACTACAGAGTATGTACACTTGCTATAATTGACCCAGGTATGTATGTTGTATTTAGTATCTCTGTCTGGATGAAGCTGTTATTTTAATTGGATTTGCCTTTATCTTGATCTATTCACTAGGATTCTCTTATCAATTTTATTGAATTGAGAACTCTGCACTTCAATAtgctaatataaaatcaatagtgTTAGTAAAGCAAAAATTGTATAATCTTACTTTATATGTGGTTTAAGATTTATATTCTCACTAGAATAACCTTTATCCTGATCAGACAAAAATATGTTTGTCAGGAGGACATTGAAATTGATACCTGGCCTGTAGGTCCAGTGGCGCAAATAATTTTAGAATTAAGCATCTGGTAACTAATAAAGTCCATTCTTTATTATCATCCTAATATAGTACCATTCATCTGGTAACTAATAAAGTTCATTtactatctttcttgccacagttgttaagtgaatgactgtagctgctaagttaataacatggttgtaaagtgaatctagttttcccactggctttgcttgtcagattggaaaaggtgatcacatgacactgggagACTACAAACGACATAAATTGAGTCAGTTGCCTAGCACCAGAATTAAGCATCTGGTAACTAACAAAATTCATTTGCTGTATGGGTTCTTGAAGTGCATTAGAAAGTAATTTATCAGAGGCTAGGGATTTAAACTATGTATTGGATGTGAAAAGTTAATTTATCTTGATGCAAAGTTAAATGCGAATATTCTCGCTGTTCTGGTTTGTACAGTAATCGGGGCAGGCTAGACATTCGCTATATTACCACTTTGCACTGTGTCCTCAGGGCTAGTTGGTCTCCCTAGTTCTGATTTTTACCTGCAAGTTACATTAACTGATTGAACTTTGTAGTATGCCCTATCATTGGGAATATATTCAGATAAAGGTTATCAAGAAAATTTTTGTAATATAGTATACTGTACATGACGTGTTTGTGAAATTTTGATACTGAAGTATGTTTTCCCCAACAGGTGACTCGGACATCATTAGAAGCATGCCAGAACAAACCAGTgaaaagtaaaattaataaaCTTTAAATTTTGTGTAATAAAACTGGCTTTAAATCTGTTGTTGGTATGAGTTTTTATAAGTCAGACACAACAAAGTTTGATGGAGAAATCAAATAGTAACGgtctaaataaaataatttaattaggaGTTAAAGACAAATGGGATTAAAGAATATAGCCATATTTGACTCCGCTGATTTGAGTTTTGTATTTAACTGAAAGAgagatgacaaaaaaaaaatacaaactcaTCTACAATATCCAGATTTCTCATCATCTCATTTCTCTTGGAGCACCTACTTCATAAATGTGCAAATACATATGTAAGCATATTCAGATTGTACAGAGCATTTGAAAACCAGCAGAGGTTTTTAAACATGGTTAATTTTGTGATTAGAAACCATCTAGAGTTGCTTAATTGTATAAATGCAGGAAGGAGGGAACCAACCAATCATATTCTAATTAGGGCTATGCAATGTTTCACATtcagtagggggaaaaaaattctgagtGTGCTGAGAGACTTGCAACTCTTTGTAGAAGCTGCTACTGCTgcagaatagaaaaaaatgctaGCCAAACGATAGGTAAAAAGAAACGATAAGTGTgctaggaagagagagaaaaagagttaaCTTGGGGGAACCTCCACACATTAATAGTAAATAAGGATATAGTTAAGCAAATTCAGCCTTTTATTTAGAGCAAGGAAGCCAAACAGAAGAGCTTATGAAcaactgaaagaaaaacaatagatggTTGGAAAAGGTTTTGGGCATAATTTGTTTTTGGCATAATTCAGCTAAGGCACTTCTTAATTTGTTCTGAAATAATACTATAATTCATTCTGAAATGAATTAATGTCACCGTATGATGGCTATCCATTCCTCCAGGTATCTATTGGCCAACACTGTTAAAATACTTCTGTGATACATAtgtttgaggattttttttataaagttaaGATATTCAAAATTTTGGTATATAATTCTtgcaataaaataacattttatacaTTATATCCCCAAACCCTATCCCATATATCAATACTTAGTGGTTAACATGAACGTAGGGAATGTGCCTTAAATATGTTGGTTACTACTTCTCAAATTCCCTATCAATCACTTATGGGAAGAAGTGCTGGCTATAGGAAGAGTTTAAGCACAGAGAAATTATTTGCTATTACTGTGGATATTAACATTAGTGCTACATGAGAAGCATAGAACACCATTGTAACGTAACATTTGAGTGCATCCAGTCAGTACATTATTACAATGAATAGTGAACAATATTGGCCTTTCCAGatttctaaataataaaaattgccTTTTATACTaatattttacattattatatttcTAAAAAGTTTGTAATTTTATCTTAGTCAATGCAAAAATACACTATTACATGGTACTCTAAATTACTGAAGTTATAAATTCTCCTTTTTGTGCAAAACATACCTACCTACATAACTTTGATATATTTTCTTGTGTGTAAATATCCAACAAAGGTATATTGCTGCTAAGGACATTTTATTAGTATCTTAATCGATTTTCCAGTGCTTCTATTCTTTTTGACATTTCTTCCAGTAATTTCAAGTTAAGGAAAACAATTTTAGCCTGCTTCAATATTTAATATCGAGAATATCTACACATAATGGACAAGCTTGGGAAATCTAAAGTTACTTCTTTTAAAACgaaaaaccctgaaataagtcagAATCAGAGCTAGCTGTGTATCTATAATTGTATTTCCAAAAATCCAGCATTGATTAGTTCTTGGACATTTCATTTTGGCAAGGGGAAGATGGTATTTTGTTGCTGCTTTTAATAAACGGCTAAGCGTTAGAAATCCTTACTGAGCTAATAGTACAAGTGGAACTTAAAATTCTCTTCTGACCATAAAACTATTCAAATAATTCTGTTGTAAAGTATAATGCAATTGTTTTAATTGCATTGGTATATATTATGTGGTAAAGTGAATTGTCGCATCAATAGTAGTATCCTGTTTGGTTTTTCCAAAGGCATCAAGTGAAACAAGATAAACACTCAGCATTATGTTCATatatgaaatacacacacacacacacataaaattagGCTTGTGGAATGAATGCTAAAGAATTATGATGTCACCTGTTGTAATAGTTCTTGCAAACACCACTTCTCTACCACTTTACCACTCTCTATGTTGGCAGGTAAATGGTTTAGTTGTACGTAGAAAATAACCAGAACTGGCTTAGACAGGCTTCTCTAAACATAAAATCATCGCTGAAAAAGAAATTTGCAGACTCCTTTTGGCACAAATATTTAGGCCAGCAATTTTtgctaataccgtgtttccccaaaaataagccctaccctGATTTTAAGTGTGCGCCTAATATAAGGCCTAGCCCAAAAATAACCCTTAGTGAAGATGATCATCAGCCAGGTGGAGGGTGGCCAGCACTGGAGGCGGTGCGAGGGCCAATGCTGTCCATAGCCATAAAATAGACATCTACTTGGGAGAAAGACTGGCTAATCTACATCAAATATAAAACGGATCTCACACTGACATCAAAAATATGTATTATCAAGGCTCTCATTTTTCACAATTAGGCTTTAAAAGCCTgaatttttcttcaaaaaagaTGGAACAAAATGCCTTTGAATTATGGTCTCTGGAGAAAATCGTTGGGAATACCTTGGACATGTAATGTTAGGGCCATGACTAATCTAAGGCACCAAATTTTAGGAGGTGCTAATACTGCCTCTTCCTTGCAAATCAATCTAAAAATACAAATCTTCACTCGGGAGGTGGCACCATCGGTCAATACGGCCAATGGACGCTATATACCTTTGAGCCCAAACTGCAGCAAAAAGCATTGGAAAACATTCCAACGATAGGAAGAATCAAAGGCAGTTGAAATTGGCCAACAGAAAATATGTTGGGTAGATACTGCTGATGACAATAATGagcttatttaaataaatagtcATTGAGAATCTTAATGATACCCATCAGGTCACATAAGGAGCCAACTGGACAACAAGCCACATTATATAAACTGCCATTCTGTATTTTGAAACTGCAGCTAGAGGGGGCTTGTGCTTCAGCATCATCATTAATGTTTTTAAAGACTGATGCACTAGCTACAGTGTACAAGTAGACCAAATACTTATGTACTGCCATTcatgaaaagaaagcaaagccaaTCCTTAGATTTAGCATTATTCGTCGTCATAATTCACTCTATGTATTGAAATATCAACAGATTGAAACAAGAACATAATATGAGAAAATGAGTAGTGCATTTGTACATAAACCATATAAAATT comes from the Ahaetulla prasina isolate Xishuangbanna chromosome 3, ASM2864084v1, whole genome shotgun sequence genome and includes:
- the RPL30 gene encoding large ribosomal subunit protein eL30; protein product: MVAAKKTKKSLESINSRLQLVMKSGKYVLGYKQTLKMIRQGKAKLVILANNCPALRKSEIEYYAMLAKTGVHHYSGNNIELGTACGKYYRVCTLAIIDPGDSDIIRSMPEQTSEK